In Candidatus Desulfofervidus auxilii, a single genomic region encodes these proteins:
- a CDS encoding AAA family ATPase: MAWQLQIGRENILDVDETIGLLDRLVYTPLFNDCYKYFGEKLMPAVPMIISPPGWGKTSIIKDLGRRTAEKLKKRFEPIVIEVAIYSVGDLLGYGRLMPSVEAPEYTQFFPPEPFNRLFEKGEQYILVFLDELNRAKRDVLNQLLRLALERVFAGRKLRERAAIISAINPVAFGAQVQEIPEALLERFFPVFGLTPEAEEVYRYFTTLFETYEGYGEEESIEDRAIKAFKFGYGLIKDFLAYCILVKEGILAKKKTIRVRLNGKEEVIGREICVKKTEGVLLDIGFEPEIAKKIAERRFAVEHQEQSISGTSYYQIYSRILSLMREARPEEMRAAKYKKHISPRNLEFTGRAIALWCFSSGIEDFINAVIKSWEAELTAKTTAMGVMLRGSLGSTEVIPGRPVGTQFFDWLYYQFKEVGELKFVLGLPRAKKRKMDVGL; the protein is encoded by the coding sequence ATGGCTTGGCAACTTCAAATAGGTAGAGAAAATATTCTAGATGTCGATGAAACGATAGGACTTTTAGATAGATTAGTTTATACTCCTTTATTTAACGATTGTTATAAATATTTTGGTGAAAAATTGATGCCTGCTGTGCCAATGATTATTTCTCCTCCTGGTTGGGGTAAAACAAGTATTATAAAAGATTTGGGGAGGAGGACGGCTGAAAAACTTAAGAAGAGATTTGAACCGATAGTAATTGAGGTTGCAATATATAGTGTAGGAGATCTTCTAGGATATGGTCGTTTAATGCCTAGTGTAGAAGCTCCAGAATATACACAATTTTTCCCTCCTGAACCGTTTAACAGGCTTTTTGAAAAAGGAGAGCAATATATTTTGGTATTTCTTGATGAGTTAAATAGAGCTAAGAGAGATGTATTGAATCAATTATTAAGGCTTGCATTAGAGAGGGTGTTTGCTGGTAGAAAATTAAGAGAAAGGGCAGCAATTATTTCAGCTATAAATCCTGTGGCATTTGGTGCACAGGTTCAGGAAATTCCTGAAGCATTACTTGAAAGATTCTTCCCTGTTTTTGGGTTAACTCCTGAAGCTGAAGAAGTATACAGGTATTTTACAACATTATTTGAAACATATGAGGGATATGGAGAGGAAGAAAGTATTGAAGATAGGGCTATTAAGGCATTTAAATTTGGATATGGATTAATTAAAGATTTTTTAGCTTACTGTATATTAGTTAAGGAAGGGATTTTAGCTAAGAAAAAAACAATTAGGGTTAGGTTGAATGGTAAAGAAGAAGTTATTGGTAGAGAAATTTGTGTTAAAAAAACTGAAGGAGTGCTTCTTGATATAGGTTTTGAGCCTGAAATTGCCAAGAAGATTGCTGAAAGAAGGTTTGCAGTAGAACATCAGGAACAATCAATTAGTGGAACTTCATATTATCAAATATATAGTCGTATTCTTAGTTTGATGAGAGAGGCAAGACCAGAAGAAATGAGAGCAGCAAAGTATAAAAAACATATAAGTCCAAGAAACCTTGAATTTACTGGTAGAGCTATTGCTTTGTGGTGTTTTAGTTCAGGTATTGAAGATTTTATAAATGCTGTTATAAAATCTTGGGAAGCAGAGTTAACAGCAAAAACAACAGCAATGGGAGTGATGTTAAGAGGTAGTTTGGGATCAACTGAGGTTATACCTGGGCGTCCAGTTGGCACTCAATTTTTTGACTGGCTTTATTATCAATTTAAGGAAGTTGGAGAATTAAAATTTGTATTAGGATTGCCTAGAGCAAAAAAGAGAAAAATGGATGTTGGACTATAG
- a CDS encoding carboxypeptidase-like regulatory domain-containing protein has translation MPITYDSGTNTITVIGFSEAFPCTFEDIYNASVTNGWGVVDKPTDNSYVFEAKLVIGDSSTWTYFADKLKTVMFKDIEPDWNRGAIEITRHAYFWIGEGDEATRTGYDGCIFLWELALNDRWVMFIYGLNESDVRLYGSIIQTNYGTVLGQDRPEGVHLKGTIARVWSCYLQHIYVGFLPESTTDANDVHIIGCPWVGMYPQATPQYLNLIFVEHCDTAVYYWAGWKADIFNGVFLKNNRMVEWYNADTIQRLTDCESDNWNIIWSGTPTANAKLERAYTLKIKVTDKDGNSIQNALVELYDKNSNLVFAELTNSNGETSEHSIVSITYTPTETIDNNPYTVKITKDGYTTLEVQITIDRTMKNLVWQLDALDYTLDNIYNFLKGSYGILNRETMHKTGSKIKVRFKSKSGDKVKIYVYKPDGAEVVNIEMAEIGNTGIYYYDLTFYKSWGVGDFLVKCVDVTDNIEDAMTITILSEDDWFATHSDIENIKIPKVIEL, from the coding sequence ATGCCCATTACATATGATTCAGGAACTAATACCATAACCGTAATTGGTTTTAGCGAAGCCTTTCCCTGCACGTTTGAAGACATCTATAATGCCTCAGTTACCAATGGTTGGGGGGTAGTAGATAAGCCTACTGATAATAGCTATGTGTTTGAAGCTAAACTGGTAATAGGCGATAGCTCTACATGGACTTATTTTGCGGATAAGCTGAAAACGGTCATGTTCAAAGATATTGAGCCAGATTGGAATAGAGGGGCTATTGAAATTACAAGGCATGCCTATTTTTGGATTGGGGAAGGAGATGAAGCGACTAGAACGGGATATGACGGGTGTATTTTCTTGTGGGAACTTGCCCTAAACGATAGATGGGTCATGTTCATTTATGGATTAAATGAAAGCGATGTCAGACTGTATGGGAGTATAATACAGACTAATTATGGGACTGTATTGGGGCAAGATAGACCAGAAGGTGTCCATCTCAAAGGCACGATTGCAAGGGTTTGGAGCTGTTATTTACAACACATTTATGTAGGTTTTCTTCCAGAATCTACTACCGATGCCAATGATGTTCACATCATTGGTTGTCCTTGGGTGGGCATGTATCCGCAGGCTACCCCGCAATACCTTAATCTGATATTTGTCGAGCATTGTGATACAGCGGTTTACTACTGGGCGGGGTGGAAGGCGGACATATTTAATGGAGTTTTTTTGAAGAACAATAGAATGGTTGAGTGGTATAATGCCGACACCATTCAAAGGTTAACTGATTGTGAGTCAGATAACTGGAACATTATTTGGAGTGGAACTCCAACAGCTAATGCAAAACTTGAGCGAGCGTATACATTAAAGATAAAAGTTACCGATAAAGATGGAAACTCAATTCAAAACGCCTTGGTAGAGCTTTATGACAAAAACAGTAATTTAGTATTTGCAGAGTTAACCAACTCAAATGGGGAAACTTCAGAACACAGTATAGTTAGTATCACTTATACACCCACGGAAACTATTGATAACAACCCCTATACCGTCAAGATAACCAAAGATGGATATACTACATTAGAAGTCCAAATTACGATAGACAGAACAATGAAAAACCTCGTGTGGCAGTTAGATGCTTTAGATTATACACTTGATAATATATATAATTTTCTCAAAGGTAGCTATGGCATTTTGAATAGAGAAACCATGCATAAAACTGGTTCTAAGATTAAAGTGAGGTTCAAATCAAAAAGTGGTGATAAAGTTAAAATCTATGTGTATAAACCAGATGGAGCTGAAGTAGTTAATATAGAAATGGCAGAAATAGGAAATACAGGAATATATTATTATGATTTAACTTTTTATAAATCATGGGGAGTGGGTGATTTTTTAGTTAAATGTGTTGATGTAACAGATAATATAGAAGATGCAATGACAATAACTATATTATCAGAAGATGATTGGTTTGCAACCCATTCAGATATTGAAAATATAAAAATTCCAAAGGTTATTGAACTCTAA
- a CDS encoding RCC1 repeat- and reductase domain-containing protein — protein MGLILKSIKREKSIPKSELYLYNSIYTCGYNNGFCNLGIGSEVLNRNLPSIVVKDPIGYVTDVTFISCGSNHTLALTKDNKVMAWGVGGAGRLGNGSTEKACSAIYVKNPSGTGHLSNIKKIAVMTSGSHSLVIDFDGCVWAWGWNFSGQLGDGTTTDRYLPVRVKGINGNGYLCNIIKIVAGGRSSFALTEDGFVLRWGLKFEDFANYYTTPRIQPGPGGSGYLYNVTNIFASGNTAFAIKSDGTVYAWGANYYGQLGINSTDLTKDYPTKVKDVDGVSDLKDVIQIAPGWEHTLFLKSDGTVYACGRNNDGQLGDGTTTNRYKIVRVKNLTNIIYIAAGSSHSLAVKSDGSVYAWGRNNNGQLGDGTYTNRHTPVKVKNEDGTGYLSDIVCVSAGMEFSAFLKQKRIPTEDI, from the coding sequence ATGGGACTCATATTAAAATCAATAAAACGAGAAAAATCAATACCAAAAAGTGAGTTATACTTATATAATTCAATATACACATGTGGTTATAATAATGGTTTCTGTAATTTAGGAATAGGTAGTGAAGTTCTCAATAGAAATTTACCATCAATAGTTGTTAAAGACCCAATAGGATATGTGACAGATGTTACATTTATATCATGTGGTAGTAACCATACATTAGCATTGACAAAAGATAATAAAGTAATGGCTTGGGGAGTTGGAGGAGCTGGAAGACTTGGTAATGGCTCAACAGAAAAAGCTTGTTCTGCTATATATGTAAAAAATCCCTCTGGAACTGGACATTTAAGCAATATTAAAAAAATAGCAGTTATGACAAGTGGTAGCCATAGTTTAGTAATTGATTTTGATGGTTGTGTATGGGCATGGGGATGGAACTTTAGTGGTCAATTAGGCGATGGAACAACAACAGATAGATATTTACCTGTAAGAGTTAAAGGAATAAATGGAAATGGATATTTATGCAATATCATAAAGATTGTAGCAGGCGGCAGATCATCTTTTGCCTTAACAGAAGACGGATTTGTTTTGCGTTGGGGGCTTAAATTTGAAGATTTTGCTAATTATTATACTACACCACGTATCCAACCTGGACCTGGAGGTTCTGGATATTTATATAATGTGACAAATATTTTTGCTAGTGGCAATACAGCATTTGCAATAAAATCAGATGGAACCGTATATGCATGGGGAGCCAATTACTATGGTCAACTTGGTATCAATTCAACTGACCTTACTAAAGATTATCCAACAAAAGTAAAAGATGTTGATGGTGTATCAGATTTAAAAGACGTAATACAAATTGCACCTGGATGGGAACATACCTTATTTTTAAAATCAGATGGAACAGTATATGCATGCGGTAGAAACAATGACGGTCAATTAGGCGATGGAACAACAACAAATAGATATAAAATTGTGCGAGTAAAAAATTTAACAAATATTATATACATAGCAGCAGGTTCATCACATTCTCTTGCAGTAAAATCAGATGGAAGCGTATATGCATGGGGAAGAAACAATAATGGTCAATTAGGAGATGGAACATATACAAATAGACATACACCTGTTAAAGTAAAAAATGAAGATGGCACTGGTTATTTATCAGATATTGTATGTGTTTCAGCAGGAATGGAGTTTAGTGCTTTTTTAAAACAAAAAAGAATTCCAACTGAAGACATTTAG
- a CDS encoding DPP IV N-terminal domain-containing protein, producing MIIPNLKREKLHPPPEYKIAVMCEESLKTKVYKWNGTTLSQLTSRDMTVFNHAYRAKGLINNNKNIIARYSDGQWITMFDSEMHILSFNEIELRTVKTFYTEGFDKLTDVTGRPIGVANNDRYIAIPTTVPNVIFLGWNGEDFTILDTLSTNDSPISCIFSPDSNYLIVLKYSSPHILVLKIEDDKLNLVNQYDVPSGNLAKSGAFSPNGNYFIVSYLGDSQIYEFDNGTLTPITTIGNTSLSWDIQFSPDGQYIAFVDYDKNLQIYNFDGSHLTHITTYGSNGMSNACAWSPDGNYIAFGKKEAYENKWYIQIFEWDGTSLNLKYQSPNVGDYFQRPCFSKDQNYFAVVIGCQLHIYHFLNGQLYYICQTSDTHLKYGIKFLNNL from the coding sequence ATGATAATACCCAACTTAAAAAGAGAAAAACTTCATCCTCCACCAGAATATAAAATAGCAGTAATGTGTGAGGAAAGTTTAAAAACAAAGGTATATAAATGGAATGGAACTACTTTATCTCAATTAACTTCAAGAGATATGACCGTTTTTAATCATGCATATAGAGCAAAGGGATTAATAAATAACAATAAAAACATTATAGCAAGGTATTCGGATGGGCAGTGGATTACAATGTTTGACTCAGAAATGCACATTTTAAGTTTTAATGAAATAGAATTAAGAACAGTTAAAACATTCTATACAGAAGGATTCGATAAATTAACTGATGTAACAGGACGACCAATAGGAGTAGCAAATAATGACCGATACATTGCTATTCCAACAACTGTTCCTAATGTTATATTTTTAGGATGGAATGGAGAAGATTTTACAATTTTAGATACTTTATCCACTAACGATAGTCCTATTAGTTGTATTTTTAGTCCAGATTCAAATTATTTAATAGTTTTAAAATATTCTTCTCCACATATATTAGTTTTAAAAATAGAAGACGATAAATTAAATTTAGTAAATCAATATGATGTGCCATCAGGAAATTTAGCTAAAAGTGGTGCTTTTAGTCCAAATGGAAATTATTTTATAGTTTCTTATTTAGGAGATTCACAAATTTACGAATTTGATAATGGAACCTTAACGCCAATAACAACAATTGGTAACACAAGCCTAAGCTGGGACATTCAATTTTCTCCTGATGGTCAGTATATAGCATTTGTTGATTACGATAAAAATTTGCAAATATACAATTTCGATGGAAGTCATTTAACACATATTACTACTTATGGATCTAATGGAATGTCAAATGCTTGTGCATGGTCTCCTGATGGTAATTACATTGCTTTTGGTAAAAAAGAAGCATATGAAAATAAGTGGTATATCCAAATTTTTGAATGGGATGGCACATCTTTAAATTTAAAATATCAATCGCCTAATGTTGGTGATTACTTTCAACGCCCTTGTTTTTCAAAAGATCAAAATTATTTTGCAGTTGTTATCGGTTGCCAACTACATATATACCATTTTTTAAATGGTCAATTATACTATATTTGTCAAACTAGTGACACACATTTAAAATATGGTATAAAATTTTTAAATAATTTATAA
- a CDS encoding DUF2341 domain-containing protein, which translates to MWLTGWQYRKKITIQGQSGAGSGYQVLLKVGESSGASGYDFHVEGHSAIFPSGKNDSGDLRFTKSDGITELPIWVEAVEGTSPNRVAYVWVKVSDNLDSNVDIYCYYGNSSASNVSNGDDTFDFFDDFEGTALDSNKWNSIQLSGSGGYHSVSNSELIVIQTPQSTESVYKVYSKLNYLNKFLELKLKIPNYKIKDGQYGGSGFDEYSTEFNNQIKTAAWNAINIIKRYRCFSNGNESYCDISVDPEDYHIYGIWWKDSSLVKFYADFNLDCEITSNIPTINLPIVFHTRTWKSDTVDGKVICDWVRIRKRVDPEPSFSSAASEEESKTASSITASNHFKFKLMSGDIDFDVHTFKICLMQSGFTFDKDNHATWSDVSSYELPTGNGYTQGGKTLQNVQVQEDDVNDRCVVSWDDIGWQASGGDLVTPGAIVYDDDTSDDTIVMYIEFDNGNDVTVKDGQSLYIENIKIILY; encoded by the coding sequence ATGTGGTTAACTGGCTGGCAATATAGAAAGAAAATAACAATACAGGGGCAAAGTGGAGCAGGCAGTGGCTATCAGGTTTTATTAAAAGTTGGAGAAAGTTCAGGAGCTTCAGGATATGATTTTCACGTTGAAGGACACTCTGCAATTTTCCCATCTGGCAAAAATGATAGTGGAGATTTAAGATTTACTAAAAGTGATGGAATAACAGAGTTACCAATATGGGTAGAAGCTGTAGAAGGCACATCTCCAAATAGAGTTGCTTATGTTTGGGTTAAAGTTTCTGACAACTTGGATAGTAATGTTGATATATATTGTTATTATGGGAACAGTAGTGCTAGTAATGTAAGCAATGGAGATGATACATTTGACTTTTTTGATGATTTTGAAGGAACAGCTCTTGATTCAAATAAGTGGAATTCTATACAGCTTAGTGGTTCAGGAGGTTATCATTCGGTAAGTAATTCTGAATTGATAGTAATACAAACTCCTCAAAGCACTGAAAGCGTTTATAAAGTATACTCAAAATTAAATTACTTAAATAAATTTTTAGAGTTAAAATTAAAAATTCCAAATTATAAGATAAAAGATGGTCAATATGGTGGTAGTGGATTTGATGAATATAGCACTGAATTTAATAATCAAATAAAAACAGCAGCTTGGAATGCAATTAATATTATTAAAAGGTATCGTTGTTTTTCAAATGGGAATGAATCATATTGTGATATATCAGTAGATCCAGAAGATTATCATATTTATGGAATTTGGTGGAAAGATTCATCATTAGTAAAATTTTATGCAGATTTTAATCTTGATTGTGAAATAACATCTAATATACCAACAATAAATTTACCAATAGTGTTTCATACTCGCACATGGAAAAGCGATACAGTTGATGGCAAAGTTATATGTGACTGGGTAAGAATAAGAAAACGTGTTGATCCAGAGCCAAGTTTTTCTTCAGCAGCAAGTGAAGAAGAATCAAAAACTGCAAGTTCCATAACTGCAAGTAATCATTTTAAATTTAAATTAATGTCAGGAGATATAGACTTTGATGTCCATACATTCAAGATTTGCTTAATGCAAAGTGGATTTACCTTTGATAAAGATAACCATGCAACATGGTCTGATGTATCATCTTATGAGTTACCTACAGGTAATGGTTATACTCAAGGTGGCAAGACATTACAAAATGTTCAAGTTCAAGAAGATGATGTTAATGATAGATGTGTTGTTAGTTGGGATGACATTGGTTGGCAAGCATCTGGAGGAGACTTAGTAACGCCTGGAGCGATAGTATATGACGATGATACATCAGATGACACGATAGTAATGTATATTGAATTTGATAATGGAAATGATGTAACAGTAAAGGATGGTCAAAGCTTATATATAGAAAATATTAAAATTATCCTTTATTAG
- a CDS encoding transglycosylase SLT domain-containing protein: MSAKTLLILGASSALLSLVFLHRKALAHPFCLRPAKITPSTKVLRWKNLAIKYGRRYNIDPALILAIIHTESNGNPKAYRYERHIEDASRGLMQILYRTAREMGYYGKPQGLYDPEININYGVKYLANRIRKYGFYKGIAAYNAGSPRYTKEGCFINQAYVNKVIGAYYVYKRVAF, translated from the coding sequence ATGTCTGCTAAAACACTTTTAATTTTAGGTGCTAGTAGTGCATTATTAAGTCTTGTTTTTTTACACAGGAAAGCTTTAGCCCATCCTTTTTGTTTAAGACCTGCTAAAATAACTCCATCTACTAAAGTATTAAGATGGAAAAATCTAGCTATTAAATATGGTAGAAGATATAACATAGACCCTGCATTAATTTTAGCCATTATTCATACAGAAAGTAATGGTAATCCTAAAGCATATAGATACGAGCGACACATAGAAGATGCTTCCAGAGGATTAATGCAAATTTTATATAGAACTGCCAGAGAAATGGGCTATTATGGTAAACCTCAAGGTCTTTATGATCCAGAAATTAACATTAATTATGGTGTAAAATATTTAGCAAATAGAATTAGAAAATATGGCTTTTATAAAGGTATTGCTGCATACAATGCAGGCTCACCAAGATATACAAAAGAAGGCTGTTTTATAAATCAAGCTTATGTTAATAAAGTTATCGGTGCTTATTATGTCTATAAAAGAGTTGCGTTTTGA
- a CDS encoding peptidoglycan-binding protein yields MYEYEGIIDWIKRKLGMKKAEKKPEEVKKEEAIEREEIKKELIKKIKRPLLRRTNRGPEVANLQRILIILGYLGKGEDDGIFGPKTERAVRQFQVDAGIKVDGIVGPITWAALTQALILERKKTKRKAIKAVTQPSIAELLAILGVGLAISGLILLKR; encoded by the coding sequence ATGTATGAGTATGAAGGTATAATTGATTGGATCAAAAGAAAATTAGGAATGAAAAAGGCTGAGAAAAAACCTGAAGAAGTAAAGAAAGAAGAAGCGATAGAAAGAGAAGAAATTAAAAAAGAATTAATTAAAAAAATAAAAAGACCTTTATTAAGAAGAACTAATAGGGGACCAGAGGTTGCAAATTTACAAAGGATTTTAATTATTCTTGGCTATTTAGGTAAGGGAGAAGATGACGGTATTTTTGGTCCAAAAACTGAAAGGGCTGTCAGGCAATTTCAAGTAGATGCTGGTATTAAAGTTGATGGAATAGTGGGACCAATAACTTGGGCAGCTTTAACTCAAGCTTTAATTTTAGAAAGAAAGAAGACAAAAAGAAAAGCAATTAAAGCTGTTACACAACCATCCATAGCTGAACTTTTAGCTATTTTAGGAGTTGGTTTAGCAATTTCTGGTTTAATACTGTTAAAACGTTGA